A genomic region of Methanobacterium sp. SMA-27 contains the following coding sequences:
- a CDS encoding Fic family protein, translating to MFKPNFSYTNEMVNNLIEIQSIKDFIGNAPLVVEMEVSLKRDALLKSAHHSTAIEGNPLTFTQVDKLVKGMKIDAQKKAKQEVLNYLNVLENLDNYTENGKITEKTILKLHQDITHYTLDYTYLEGQYRTIPVHVVNKNGEIVFTPPHVNLVPKEMENFIEWMNQTIELNHVVAAGIIHYELVRIHPFVDGNGRTARALAALFLYLRKFDMDKFFTLDEYYDNDRQSYYNALNSVDVKTQNLNEWLDYFLEGFKISITEIKDHIILFLPAKSGKRKIKLSNKHRKILEHIHLKGDITNSEVQTLLNISRQGAYKDLRYLMDKAIIDKKGSSRSTYYVLKNPFHKQCSQNISQKKV from the coding sequence ATGTTTAAACCAAATTTTAGTTACACCAATGAAATGGTAAATAATTTGATTGAAATCCAATCCATAAAAGATTTTATAGGAAATGCACCCTTAGTTGTGGAAATGGAAGTTTCTCTTAAAAGAGATGCATTATTAAAATCTGCACATCACTCAACAGCAATTGAAGGGAATCCTCTAACATTTACCCAAGTGGATAAACTTGTCAAAGGCATGAAAATAGATGCCCAAAAAAAAGCCAAACAAGAAGTTTTAAATTATTTAAATGTGCTTGAAAACTTAGATAATTATACAGAAAATGGAAAAATCACAGAAAAAACCATATTAAAACTTCATCAGGATATAACTCATTACACATTAGATTACACTTATCTCGAAGGCCAATACCGAACCATACCAGTTCATGTTGTTAATAAAAATGGAGAAATAGTTTTTACACCACCACATGTGAATTTGGTTCCAAAAGAGATGGAGAACTTTATTGAATGGATGAACCAGACAATAGAATTAAATCACGTTGTTGCTGCGGGAATCATACATTATGAACTTGTGAGGATACATCCTTTTGTAGATGGCAATGGAAGAACAGCTCGAGCTTTGGCTGCCCTTTTTCTTTATCTTAGAAAATTTGATATGGATAAATTTTTTACACTCGATGAATACTATGATAATGATAGACAATCCTACTACAATGCCCTAAATTCAGTTGATGTAAAGACTCAAAATTTAAATGAATGGTTAGATTATTTTTTAGAAGGATTCAAGATCTCAATCACTGAAATTAAGGATCATATAATACTATTCTTACCTGCAAAATCTGGAAAAAGAAAGATTAAACTGTCAAATAAACACAGAAAAATACTGGAACATATACATTTAAAGGGAGATATCACTAATTCAGAGGTTCAAACCCTTTTAAATATTTCCCGTCAAGGAGCTTACAAAGATTTAAGATATTTAATGGATAAGGCCATAATCGATAAAAAAGGCAGTAGTCGTTCAACGTATTACGTCCTAAAAAACCCATTCCATAAACAATGTAGTCAAAACATTAGTCAAAAAAAAGTTTAA
- a CDS encoding DUF998 domain-containing protein: MSNNNDIIEQQPKKLEFYALCGIIAPLLFCFMVIIESLLRPGYSQFYNYVSDLGVGPLAILQNINFIIFGFLTIGLGLGLRIGLPTQQGKTLKLGVWFVLIFAFGVLFAGIFPENYLSQVPHNIVSATAFVAIIVAQLLIWQGLKRENNSIWGNYPKYSLVSGLLSLILVIWLKVAMNYGIYPGLSQRAFLLVPWIWIGITGIKLYSLSKNKLSK, translated from the coding sequence ATGTCTAATAACAATGATATTATTGAGCAACAACCAAAAAAACTAGAATTTTATGCTTTGTGCGGTATAATTGCACCATTATTATTCTGCTTTATGGTAATAATTGAGAGTCTTTTAAGACCAGGATATAGTCAGTTCTACAATTATGTCAGTGATCTGGGAGTAGGTCCATTAGCAATACTTCAAAATATTAATTTCATAATCTTTGGATTTTTAACAATAGGTTTGGGTTTAGGTCTTCGAATTGGACTACCTACACAGCAAGGAAAAACTCTGAAACTGGGTGTATGGTTTGTTTTAATCTTTGCCTTTGGGGTATTGTTTGCAGGAATATTTCCTGAGAATTATCTTTCACAAGTTCCACATAACATTGTAAGTGCCACTGCATTTGTAGCTATTATTGTAGCCCAACTACTAATATGGCAGGGATTAAAAAGGGAGAATAATTCAATTTGGGGAAATTATCCAAAATATTCATTGGTAAGTGGTTTATTATCACTTATTTTAGTAATTTGGCTTAAAGTCGCAATGAACTATGGTATTTATCCTGGACTTTCCCAGAGGGCATTTTTATTGGTACCATGGATCTGGATTGGAATAACTGGAATAAAGCTATATTCATTATCCAAGAACAAACTATCAAAATGA